The following proteins are co-located in the Carassius gibelio isolate Cgi1373 ecotype wild population from Czech Republic chromosome A21, carGib1.2-hapl.c, whole genome shotgun sequence genome:
- the LOC127941617 gene encoding RNA polymerase II elongation factor ELL2-like, with amino-acid sequence MMAALCEDGTYGLNCGRKSDRISVLHVKLTESAFKALENYQNCKNAQSSQATIRFQGLQGRIQIPMTDTSNGFHNFEFYLSNFGKDNPQGSFECIHQYISSSGVPHLSSLGTIQDKITVCATNDSYQVTKERVTKAEDDKSKNSTKFIRPGGPFRDKKVPHRKPAPSAPDPVPERKQTTPLNPANTIRKCLTNNPVSQRPYRDRVIHLLALRSYKKLELLGRLQRDGVSQKDRNSLGSTLHQVANLNPKDNSYSLKDFIFREVQRDWPGYTEDERVQVDRILARKLGLNSEPASSSSPTKEPTSPLKRQPEGDFIDPLISRKPRISHLSNRGPPSSSGRQSSETEDKKPAPTAACPGPSFHPTPVTGSSSNSPSTPEGGGSQDLPLDQSSICGNSSESYAPRSHIPSPPSQPVSTTSPSSFSTCTVSTTTITSTTTTSSGQNVSSTASHDSNGSKKPKKSKKHKDKASKREGEREKDKDRKRDREHHKEDQCDKDAQPRKKHRNEAEQRDIPANVIHEPEREAGKDKLVNSTELPVPTKPDYIVKYTAVISMDQRQHYKDDFNAEYDEYRILHARVESVTRRFTKLDAQCKRLAPGTKEYQEVHEQVLQEYKKVKQHSPNYYEEKQRCEYLHNKLAHIKRLIADFDQRRAQSWL; translated from the exons CGCATTCAGATCCCAATGACAGACACTTCCAATGGCTTTCATAACTTCGAATTTTATCTGTCCAACTTTGGCAAAGACAATCCTCAAGGAAGCTTTGAATGTATCCACCAGTACATATCTAG CTCTGGGGTCCCCCATCTGTCCTCCCTGGGAACGATTCAAGACAAAATCACAGTATGTGCCACCAATGACTCCTACCAGGTGACCAAAGAGCGTGTGACCAAAGCAGAGGACGATAAAAGCAAAAACAGCACCAAATTCATCAGACCCGGAGGACCGTTCAGAG ACAAAAAAGTCCCGCACCGAAAACCGGCCCCCTCAGCCCCTGATCCTGTTCCAGAGAGGAAACAGACCACCCCTCTTAACCCAGCCAACACCATCCGCAAGTGCCTTACCAACAACCCCGTATCGCAACGGCCATACAGGGACCGCGTAATTCACCTTTTGGCCCTGCGCTCTTACAAGAAACTAGAGCTGCTCGGCAGACTGCAAAGAGACGGCGTCAGCCAGAAAGACCGCAACTCTTTGGGCTCTACACTACATCAG GTGGCCAATCTAAACCCAAAGGATAACTCGTATTCGTTGAAGGACTTTATTTTCCGTGAGGTCCAGAGGGACTGGCCGGGCTACACAGAGGATGAGAGGGTTCAGGTTGACAGGATCCTGGCACG TAAACTGGGTTTGAATTCAGAGCCTGCATCTTCCAGCAGTCCAACCAAAGAGCCAACATCCCCACTG AAACGCCAACCTGAGGGTGACTTCATTGACCCTCTGATTTCTAGGAAGCCCCGAATCTCCCATCTCAGTAACCGAGGACCCCCCTCCTCTTCAGGTCGTCAATCTTCAGAGACTGAGGACAAAAAACCTGCACCCACAGCTGCCTGTCCAGGACCCTCTTTCCACCCTACCCCTGTCACAGGCTCCAGTTCAAACTCCCCCAGTACACCGGAAGGTGGGGGGTCTCAGGACCTGCCCCTGGACCAGAGCTCTATATGCGGGAACTCCTCAGAGAGCTATGCCCCCCGCAGCCACATACCCAGCCCACCCAGCCAGCCAGTTTCCACAACGTCCCCCTCATCCTTCTCCACCTGTACCGTCTCCACAACCACCATTACCTCCACCACTACCACCAGCAGCGGCCAAAATGTTTCTTCTACAGCCAGCCATGACAGCAACGGAAGCAAAAAGCCCAAGAAGTCCAAGAAGCACAAAGATAAAGCAAGCAAGCGAGAAGGAGAGCGAGAGAAGGATAAGGACCGAAAGAGGGATAGAGAACATCACAAGGAGGATCAGTGTGATAAGGACGCACAGCCCAGGAAGAAACACCGGAATGAGGCAGAACAAAGAGACATTCCCGCCAACGTCATCCACGAACCGGAGAGAGAAG CTGGCAAGGACAAGCTTGTCAACAGCACTGAACTTCCAGTCCCAACAAAGCCTGATTACATAGT TAAGTACACCGCAGTGATCTCTATGGATCAGAGGCAGCACTATAAGGATGACTTCAACGCAGAATATGATGAGTATCGCATCCTTCATGCCCGCGTTGAGAGTGTTACTCGTCGGTTTACAAAATTGGATGCCCAGTGTAAACGCCTGGCACCAGGAACTAAAGAGTACCAG GAAGTACATGAACAGGTGCTGCaagaatataaaaaagttaaacaa CACAGCCCTAACTATTATGAAGAAAAACAGCGCTGTGAGTACCTGCACAACAAACTGGCCCACATCAAACGCCTCATCGCTGACTTTGACCAACGGAGGGCACAGTCCTGGCTGTAG